The Halomonas sp. H10-9-1 DNA segment ACACGTATATCATAAGCCCGGGGCGGCCAGTTCGCTAGCGCTCCATCCCGAAATCGCGCCCACGCTGCTGACGTTGCCGCACTTTCACCGCCTCTTGGCCTCGGGCGTCCAGCGCGACACCCTCTCGCTCAAGTCGTTGACCTGCTTGCTCAAGCGTTGCACCTGGGCGCTCAGCGCCGCGTTGTCGGCCTGCGTAGCCTCGAACATGCTCTGCAAACTCTCGTAAGCGGCCTGCCACTCCCGAT contains these protein-coding regions:
- a CDS encoding MbeD family mobilization/exclusion protein is translated as MTDLERELLNAFESLQGAYETQHREWQAAYESLQSMFEATQADNAALSAQVQRLSKQVNDLSERVSRWTPEAKRR